One window from the genome of Lentibacillus daqui encodes:
- the spoIIE gene encoding stage II sporulation protein E, translating into MMDSITGVEAKAIGKGAKSGHKLKKKLPSISKTILLEKGWLFVLVGFLLGRAVILSAVSPFAVAFLATIWFAHKKNALKVMLAIIAGALTYSGTQGIFVTLSMVLFVLLAGVFKKANNQQMIIPLFVFLSTIAPRLFLYSLAGQLTSYEWILLFVEGVLGTVLVLIFMQSIPLLSPKRYKPTLKNEEIVCMIILIASILTGMIGWHIYDASFEQIFSRYFVLLLAYVGGAAVGSTVGVVAGLILSLANVANLYQMGLLAFSGLLGGLLKEGKKIGVSVGLLVGTFLVGIYGDASSLIPSITESSIAIAFFFLTPASWFKRLSRYIPGTEEYTNEQEQYLQKVRNVTAKRVEQFSNVFAALSKSFSSTESIPDEETHKKRETDFFLSQVTEKTCQNCFMKNKCWQQEFDKTYSLMGEIKDELDKGKEPNIKLHRDFANHCVKSKRVMNTMRDEMTFFEANQQLREQVMESKRFVADQLQGVSEVMENFAKEIVKERQQHEKQEVQIVHALKHMGINLDKLDIFCLEKGNVDIEMTVSFYDYHGEGSKLIAPVLSDILNEMIVVKQEEISPIPYGYCYLTFGSAREFVVETGVANAAKGGGLISGDSFTTIELGAGKYAMAISDGMGNGKRAHEESDETLRLLQQILQTGIPEKVAIKSINSIMSLRSTDEMYATLDLAVINLHNAFVRFLKIGSTPSFIKRDNEMIKIEASNLPMGIIREFDVDIVSEQLQAGDILIMMSDGIFDGPKHVENTDLWLKRKIREINTEDPQEIADLLLEEVVRTRSGMIEDDMTVMVAKIKTNTPKWANIPAYSKEAQ; encoded by the coding sequence ATGATGGATTCAATTACTGGAGTAGAAGCGAAAGCAATTGGAAAAGGTGCAAAAAGCGGGCACAAACTGAAGAAAAAGTTACCATCTATAAGTAAAACCATCTTATTGGAAAAAGGATGGCTATTTGTGCTTGTTGGCTTTTTACTTGGACGAGCTGTTATTTTATCGGCTGTATCACCATTTGCTGTCGCGTTTTTGGCGACCATCTGGTTTGCACACAAGAAAAATGCTCTCAAGGTAATGTTGGCCATCATTGCAGGAGCATTAACCTATTCCGGCACACAGGGGATATTTGTTACATTATCAATGGTTTTATTTGTCCTCTTAGCTGGCGTGTTTAAAAAAGCAAATAACCAGCAGATGATCATTCCGCTATTTGTGTTTCTATCTACGATTGCACCGCGATTGTTTCTTTATTCTCTGGCGGGGCAGCTTACATCGTATGAATGGATACTGTTATTTGTTGAGGGTGTGCTTGGTACGGTGTTAGTATTAATTTTTATGCAGAGTATCCCATTATTATCACCAAAAAGGTATAAACCGACCTTAAAAAATGAAGAGATTGTCTGCATGATCATTTTAATTGCTTCCATCTTGACAGGGATGATTGGCTGGCATATATATGATGCATCATTTGAGCAGATATTTTCACGCTATTTTGTCCTGCTGCTTGCTTATGTGGGCGGGGCAGCAGTCGGATCGACAGTTGGTGTTGTTGCAGGCCTCATACTATCCCTGGCAAATGTGGCTAACCTCTATCAAATGGGTCTGCTCGCATTTTCCGGGTTGCTAGGTGGATTACTGAAGGAAGGAAAGAAGATCGGTGTCAGTGTTGGATTATTGGTGGGAACGTTTCTGGTTGGTATTTATGGAGACGCTTCCTCATTGATCCCTTCGATTACAGAGTCATCCATAGCGATTGCTTTCTTCTTTCTTACCCCGGCAAGCTGGTTTAAGCGATTGTCACGTTACATACCCGGAACAGAAGAATACACGAATGAGCAAGAACAATATTTGCAAAAGGTGCGAAATGTAACTGCAAAGCGGGTGGAGCAATTCTCCAATGTGTTTGCCGCCCTGTCAAAAAGTTTCTCGAGTACAGAGAGTATACCTGACGAGGAAACTCACAAAAAACGAGAGACCGATTTTTTCCTTAGTCAGGTAACTGAAAAGACCTGTCAAAATTGCTTTATGAAAAACAAATGCTGGCAGCAGGAATTTGATAAAACATATTCATTGATGGGTGAAATTAAAGATGAACTTGATAAAGGCAAGGAGCCGAATATTAAATTGCATCGGGATTTTGCCAATCATTGTGTTAAGTCTAAACGGGTAATGAATACAATGCGGGATGAAATGACGTTCTTTGAAGCGAATCAACAGTTAAGGGAACAGGTAATGGAGAGTAAGCGATTTGTGGCAGATCAACTGCAAGGTGTCTCTGAAGTCATGGAGAACTTTGCCAAGGAAATAGTAAAAGAAAGACAGCAACATGAAAAACAAGAGGTACAAATTGTTCATGCATTAAAGCATATGGGCATTAATTTGGACAAGCTGGATATTTTTTGTCTGGAAAAAGGGAATGTTGATATTGAAATGACTGTCTCCTTTTACGATTATCACGGAGAAGGCAGCAAATTAATTGCACCAGTGCTTTCAGATATATTGAATGAGATGATTGTTGTCAAACAGGAAGAAATTTCGCCAATCCCTTATGGCTATTGCTACCTAACCTTTGGCTCAGCAAGGGAATTTGTGGTGGAAACTGGGGTAGCCAATGCTGCGAAAGGTGGTGGATTAATTTCCGGTGACAGTTTTACAACGATTGAACTCGGGGCTGGGAAGTATGCTATGGCTATTAGTGATGGGATGGGAAACGGAAAACGAGCCCATGAAGAAAGCGATGAAACACTACGGTTGCTTCAGCAAATATTACAGACCGGTATCCCGGAGAAAGTCGCCATTAAATCAATTAATTCTATCATGTCATTACGGTCGACGGACGAGATGTATGCAACATTGGATCTGGCCGTGATCAATTTGCATAATGCGTTCGTCCGCTTTTTAAAAATCGGGTCAACACCCAGCTTTATTAAACGGGACAATGAAATGATAAAAATTGAAGCAAGTAATTTACCAATGGGCATCATTCGTGAGTTCGATGTGGACATTGTCAGTGAACAGCTGCAGGCAGGGGATATCCTGATTATGATGAGTGATGGCATTTTCGACGGCCCTAAGCATGTAGAGAATACAGATCTTTGGTTGAAACGAAAAATCCGTGAAATAAACACGGAGGACCCACAAGAAATTGCTGATTTATTATTAGAGGAGGTTGTTCGTACCAGATCAGGGATGATTGAGGATGATATGACCGTCATGGTAGCGAAAATCAAAACGAATACACCAAAATGGGCAAACATCCCTGCCTATAGTAAGGAAGCACAATAA
- a CDS encoding VWA domain-containing protein, producing the protein MKKGTLKQILLLTDGCSNRGEDPAAVAAIAGQQGITVNVIGILDDDQTEDPEGLQEIEDIALSGNGVSQLVYKQSLVQTVQTVTKQAMTQTLQGFVNQELKQILGPEQSMDDLEPQKRGEIMEVVEDMGETCDLEVLVLVDTSASMGDKLPTVKEALIDLSISLNARIGRNRFCIYSFPGRRKNIQKVFDWSPKLDAVSTAFPKLTSGGITPTGPAIREAMYQFGKKSLLRGFKHEDESVAEEETGY; encoded by the coding sequence ATGAAAAAGGGTACACTAAAGCAAATTTTGTTGCTGACCGATGGATGCTCTAACCGCGGAGAAGATCCGGCTGCTGTGGCGGCAATTGCTGGCCAGCAAGGAATCACAGTGAATGTTATCGGCATATTGGACGATGACCAGACTGAAGATCCGGAGGGACTGCAAGAGATTGAAGACATTGCTTTGTCCGGAAATGGTGTCAGCCAATTGGTGTATAAACAATCATTGGTACAAACGGTGCAAACGGTTACGAAACAGGCGATGACGCAAACATTGCAGGGGTTTGTTAATCAGGAATTAAAGCAAATCCTTGGTCCGGAACAATCGATGGATGATTTGGAACCACAAAAGCGCGGAGAGATCATGGAAGTTGTAGAAGATATGGGTGAGACATGTGATTTAGAAGTGCTTGTGCTTGTCGACACAAGCGCAAGTATGGGTGACAAACTGCCAACAGTAAAAGAGGCATTAATTGATCTGTCTATCAGCTTAAATGCACGAATTGGCCGTAATCGGTTTTGTATTTATAGTTTTCCAGGCCGGCGAAAAAATATTCAAAAGGTTTTTGACTGGTCACCTAAACTTGATGCTGTCTCAACCGCATTTCCCAAACTGACAAGTGGAGGGATTACACCGACAGGACCAGCCATTCGCGAGGCGATGTATCAATTCGGTAAAAAAAGCTTGTTAAGGGGCTTTAAACATGAAGATGAATCAGTCGCAGAAGAAGAAACAGGGTATTGA
- a CDS encoding protein kinase domain-containing protein, producing the protein MKMNQSQKKKQGIDLYAGMTIQGKWHHQHYVIKRKLGSGAIGSVYLCEHNGKERALKISDNSASMTMEVNVLQSLAKVQGYRLGPSLFDVDDWISPQGTTYVFYIMEYLHGEGISTFIKRNGSEWIGVLMLQLLDDLERLHKQGWIFGDLKTDNLLVLSSPVKIRWVDVGGTTKQGRAIKEYTEFYDRGYWGMGSRQAEPSYDLFAFVMVFLEIFYPKRFSKDTHPKKQLLHKVDRIRPLKMYRPCLQKAIEGNYQTSAQMKEDIAKILYRVQPDKPSVRRMMRNHATVKTPITIELAGISVLSIFYYVSSLLLP; encoded by the coding sequence ATGAAGATGAATCAGTCGCAGAAGAAGAAACAGGGTATTGATTTATATGCAGGTATGACGATACAAGGCAAGTGGCACCACCAACATTATGTCATTAAACGAAAACTGGGAAGTGGTGCAATTGGATCTGTCTATCTCTGTGAACATAATGGCAAAGAACGTGCGTTAAAAATTAGTGATAACAGCGCATCGATGACGATGGAAGTCAATGTATTACAATCGCTGGCAAAGGTCCAAGGATATCGACTTGGACCTTCTTTGTTCGATGTGGATGATTGGATATCACCACAAGGGACAACATATGTATTTTATATCATGGAATATTTGCATGGTGAAGGAATTTCCACGTTCATCAAGCGTAACGGCAGTGAATGGATTGGTGTATTGATGCTGCAGTTGTTAGATGATTTGGAAAGGCTGCATAAGCAAGGGTGGATATTTGGTGATTTAAAGACAGATAATCTCCTGGTTTTATCCTCGCCGGTAAAAATTCGTTGGGTGGATGTTGGGGGGACAACAAAGCAAGGCAGGGCAATTAAGGAATATACCGAGTTTTATGATCGAGGATACTGGGGAATGGGATCGCGTCAGGCAGAACCAAGCTATGATTTGTTTGCGTTTGTAATGGTGTTTTTAGAAATATTTTATCCAAAGCGATTTAGCAAAGATACCCATCCAAAAAAACAGTTGCTTCACAAAGTTGATCGAATTCGACCGTTAAAGATGTATCGGCCCTGTCTGCAAAAGGCAATAGAGGGAAACTACCAAACGAGTGCACAAATGAAAGAAGATATCGCAAAAATACTCTATCGGGTACAACCTGACAAGCCCTCTGTACGGCGTATGATGAGAAATCATGCAACAGTGAAAACACCAATAACAATCGAACTTGCCGGGATTTCTGTTTTATCAATTTTCTATTACGTATCCTCTCTTTTGCTTCCATAA